The genomic stretch GGAATCTGATGCGCTGATGAGACCTAATCCGTGAAGCTGTATTGTACTCTgggaccaagcgtcaaatatttgtcactttttgttttgtcAAAGATAAAACAGTGCGACAATTTTTTGCCTTGACTCCtatataagattttttgataaagttcgatgcaaaaataaattttcccgaatttgaacatattttaacttaaggggcaacaatggcgccattttgaattatcgatttctgagacttttttactcagtataagatataatttgactaccacttttagatattagcgcattaccatcaatgctaagacatactcgatatttttcttttttgtgaaacatactaaaaccatgccaaaaccgtttttgtagaatcaccgttttgagctcagtttttgtccgatttaagatttgttttttctttcaaaagatgggtaagaagatgctaatatgtggacaaactattagaattttgatatttggtcttaaaacaaaatggcgtcgaaaaaacatcgaaaattttcgattttccaaaaattcaaaatggcagcATTGTTGCCCCCTATGTTGAAATaagttcaaactcggggaaatttggttttgcgtcaaaatacacaaaaaattatgTATAGAAATCGAGGCAGAaagaaaagtcaatttttgttgcactgtgtaattgtttgtcactctccaatttttttcATGTGGCAAACACGGGCGAACAACAAAAAGAGTGTAATAAAGGCTTTAAATTCATCGTCACTGTCATCACTTCTGTATACTTGCAACATGGCCAACGCATTCATTTTCGGTTCTGAGCGAAATTTCCGGCAAATGAAACAAGTCGGCGCACACAATACACGActtaaatgaaacaaacaaaCTAAAACGTCATTTGCACGAGTTGGTGGTACAATGCGAAATTCACAGTGGGACTGTTATGCGTGGAATTCGCCAATTAATCCTATAATTTTAGGCATAAGAGTCCCACTGAACACACTTAGATAAcatcaccgagtacggtaaaatgaattaccgagatttcaacagctgagatctcggtaaaaatctcggtaatacatcaaagtaccgagattctgtaaaatcaaCAATTGACAACTTGTCAAACTTTAACGAAATTCTCGATTATATTTTACCGGGACTCGGAAATTTCAACTGTCGTATTATTACGAAaatttcggtaaaatttactgaagtacgcattttgcgatttctcagataaattcaggaaatgatgaaaacgattaattatccgtataattttattaattattttgtcAAATGGTTCAACTTTTTACAGCATTGGTAGAAACCGGAGAGTTATGTTGcttcctggaaataaaacaacatccatcactgcaacttccatcctgcgaagcgagtcgttaacctacaaaattgagtaaggaaagaattaattgttttcttttagtaTTATATTTGCAATTAACACAAACAAGATCTGGAACATAATTTTGTATACTTACTCAACATTTTAGGTTAATCtgaatattacagatttctCCGAAATGATGATTTACCGCGAAACCTGTTCCTTTTATATCTAAAccgaaacacgaacaaaactgatagtgaagctttcgttattttgacagttctatttttcggaatctcggtaagaggttttttggttcaacgagatctcggttaaatgatgtcaagcttccgagattcggtatttcagtttactgaactcggaaatttgctgttttacgggttttttcggcaaacaaatttacggtattccggtaaacacatTCGGTTTCCGAAGTCTCAGTAATTTTTTCAAGGAACAacggtaaacgaaaatgttttcaagtagttcggtattttactttaccgagaaaacattatGCAGTTAAGTGTGAACAATATTTTTCTGTAAACGAccgtaaattaaaaattaaaaataaaataaaaaattttttatatgccATTTCGCCTCAGATGACAAATACTTTTCAAATCATTAATCGCATTTTTCTCAGCTGTCCGTTTTGGAacatgggacagttatgcgtgGAACGGCagtgtagctgacccataattgtggaggGGCTGTCAATGAACAAATTCAACCACTGACAGTTTCCGAAATGAAGAAAATCTGAGAGGAAAGAAGGTCAAACGCAATAAACTTGTGTTTGGAGCTATGAGGTGAAGCAAAGACTTAAGGCTACTGTAGAGTCCCCCGCAGGACTCTACCAGGACTTGTGATAAATTTCGCGACAAGATACACGCGGCACAAATCCTCTACGTGCGGTCAGAAGGACCACATGGAACCATTTTTTATTCCCGATTAAATAAATTATGGTTTACATGAACAACTTACATTCGAGCCCTAAAGTGTATTACGTGAGAGACAATTTACCTCGCGGAACCACAGCCTATCTTTGTTATCTTTAGATTTTGATTTAAGTTTCACTtatctgcccataattcaaaaattggctaatatgccataggcatcaaattgagaaaaacgcatttgaacgttttttgtcggtacaacatattttgactgttcatgacaacttttttattgagtatatcacccttcatatatgctggaaccttgccgttgagttgaaacagagaaatctgtagaaaaaatcccatccgccacgtatttttaacacagtagccgttttttcaattataaacgaaaggtcagttgacaaaacggtgtgcaattcggctaatatccatacgatgtgaattatatcgtactcgttggtgatgaaaatggttttaaatttaataacacaacacggaagcaccagtgaggatgaaaaggatgACGAGACAACTATTACGTgcagcaatataataatataacgaaaacaTTATTAGTCAtgataatctcacaatccactttcctattttttctcatcaaatccaaaatgaaatctgaatcttctctttattaatattactcctaatcaaagagctgaatatattttttttgaatgtaaagatttatgacagaaggaaacagtcacaggttttgatcattgggtttcgcagtaaaacaaataaatgcttgtagcatcaaatattcttcgtgaaaagtcaaatttgaggcaagggccttacgatcactcacctgtcgccagtaaccaccaagctacagcacactttcgaaagttagaagaaacacagttcagtaataatacactggttcgtgaacatgtcacaggttcaaattggatattggatattagccaaaattgtttcacgtttactgccttcccaaatgcattttttgacaatcggctgccgtagggaccttgtttagggtgtgtaccatcacgagaaactgttttctcgattttggtaaaaatggtatattagccaatttttgaattatgggcagttatgttttcatttgtttaaaaCTAAGAGTGGTTGAAATACCGAAATTATCGAGATCGTCAGGAAAATTGTCCAATTACAAACGCATTTAATTCAGCTTCATGCTGCAATCGATTAGAGATGTCTACCAAAAAGCGGAAAATTGTGGTTTTATGATCCttattattgtactattgaaaaactgaTGGATGGAGcgcaaataaatttttaaatcttagatggtgacttctggttccggaaaatagcaaaaaatgtTGTTAtagttttttgttaatttacaGCTCCAGGGTACAGATTAATAAATATTCTATTTATAATccgttttttttaaggggggatttgttagtagcttaagtatttatgataaatattagtaagtaatgagtatgtgtgtccaatcacaaatggtgacttctcaacactgttagaaatttgtaattttaattgttaggatttgtttgctttcgcaattaggacttatcattcgtagggatttaaacctacttgtcagaaaaggggaagtaaacttacaactaacctaattgctaacttattggctataaagagagcttatcgtagcaattgaggattgcaacgatttttgtcgaaaattgttaataattttatttgacatagcttctaatggttcaacaccagtaagtctatgtaattcgagtgtaccaaaccaaggaggatgcttcaaaatcattttaagaattttattctgaatcctttggagcgttttcttccttgttgaacagcaacttgaccagatcggtacagcataaagcattgctggtctaaaaatttgtttgtaaatcaaaagtttgttctttaaacaaagtttagaattcctgttaatgagaggatataaacatctcgtatatttgatgcacttggcttgtatactctcaatgtgctctttgaaaataagttttttatcataaactagtcccaagtacttaaccttgtcggaccaacttaaaataaccccattcatcttgacaacgtgattattgtttggcttgaggaaagaagccctaggcttatgcggaaaaattatcatttgagttttagaagcattgggagagattttccacttttgcaagaaagaagtaaaaatatataaacttttctgcaatcgactgcatatgacacgaagactttttccttttacggaaatgcttgtgtcatcgcagaacaatgactttgtgcatcctggaggcaaatcaggaagatctgaagtgaatatgttgtacaggactggacccaagactgaaccttgaggcacacctgctctgacaggaaatctatcagattttgaattctgatagacaacctgcagagttcgatcagtaagataattttttatgcattttaTGAATGCCCATGgcaaaatccaaactgttcatttgcaaaaattgaattttcgttaatgtgtgacatcattctgttaagaataattctctcaaacagtttacttattgaagaaagcaaactgattggtcgataacttgaaacttcagctgggttcttatccggttttaaaatgggagaaatttttgcatttttccataatttgggaaaatatgcaattttgaagcagcaattgaaaattttcactaaaaattccattgtgctctcagggagatgtttgattagtatattaaagattccatcgtcaccaggtgctttcatatttttgaaatttttaataattgatttaatctcattcaagttagtttcaattatttctgcaggtaaaaaaatctgggaagaaattaaatcaaattgatgtgtgacttcattttcaattggactcacaaaattcaaatttgagttatgaacactctcaaactgctgagcaagtctttgagctttttgttcattggatacaagaaaacgttcaccatcttttaaaactggaaaaggctttgaaggtttcttaagaatcttcgacagcttccaaaatggttttgaatatggtttcaatttttcaactttagtctcaaaattttgatttctcagaagagtaaatctatgtttaatctctttctgtaaatctttataaatagtttaaaaaacagggtcacgagaacgttgatattgacgtctgcggacatttttcaaacgaattagaagttgaagattttcgtcaattattgatgaatcaaatttcacttgagcctttggaacagaataattcctggcatcaacaattgcacattttaatgcttccaaagcggaatcaatattcacttcgttttgcaaatcaagctcattattgaaatttctctcaatatgagttttgtatctttcccaattagccttgttataattaaaaacagagctcatagggtttaaaactgattcatgtgataaagaaaaagttattggaagatggtcagaatcaaagtcagcatgtgtgatcaaatcactacatacatgactttgatctgtcagcaccaaatcaattgttgaagggtttcttacagaagaaaagcatgtaggactattcggagacacaatagaatagtatcctggagaacaatcattgaataaaattttgccattggaaatacattgagaattattccatgaacgatgtttagcgttaaaatcgccggttatgaaaaatttcgaacgatttctggtgagtttttgtaaatcacctttaaaataatttttgagctcgcgtgtgcattgaaatggtaaatatgctgcggcaataaataaaatcccaagttcagtttgaacttcaattcccaaagtttcaataactttcgtctcaagatggggaagagcacgatgtgtgattcggcgatgaataacaattgcaactccaccgccggaaccctgaatcctatcatatctatgaaccacgtaattgggatcatattttaattttatgttaggtttcaaaaatgtttcagtaataattgcaatatgcacattatttactgttaaaaaattaaaaagctcattctcattggccttcaatgagcgagcattccaatttaatattttaattgttttatttaaaatcattgctaaattttaaattagaaacaattttaatagtaaaatttgtgcctatttgaatggcttcaaacattgattttgtctgcaacatggcgttcataagatcgaacattgcctgttgcaaaaaagaaagtttacctgccgtaataggccccaggcagttgacattagaaaaaaattttcggcagcaatattagctggagtaataggtgtacaattattttctagcgtgttttgcttacccatattaacggtcattttcgaactaccaacactaggcggtataatgttcgaactacctgtaacctgtgcataagttaaacgggtatgcaaaggagtaggtaaactatgcgtcactggtacgcttggagaattttgttttgaagttggttttaattgagaaattgaattttgtttaccttgccttgccttaacaattgctaaacggactgggcattgataaaaatttgacatatggttgccgttacaattcgcacagcgaaaatttttactctctttcacaggacatgtgtcctttttgtgagaagagtctccacaattaagacatttttggtccatgttacagaatttggaaccatggccataacgttggcaagtacggcattgggtgatatgcttttcacctccgccatacttcctataaatttcccactttacacgcacattatacaaagcatgtgctttttcaaaaaattttaagttgttaacctcattgcggttaaaatgaattaaataattaacaagggaaattccagttctctgactgttttcggctcgtgatttttttttcattagaattacttgggtaagggctatgccaagtaattctgttaaagtaagtttgatctcatcaacggtttgatcgttggtgagacctttcaagacaaccttgaacggcttggcgttcttggtgtcatatgtaaaaaatttgtacatcttgtcagttaaatactgaacaagacgatcacgaccctttactgagtcggctaataagcgacattcacctctacggccaacttgataggtaactttaacgtcagaaacaaacgttgaaagttcctttttgaatatatttaattcagaagaaatagttaccacaataggtggaactttctccctttttaaagattttatgttttgtatagtttcattattggtaacttccatttcaccagcttcatgctcaagcaaaatatcaaaaggattgtcactacagacactcgatgtgtcagaaagagatgcctctcttttcctccccgcagcgatgcgaggtttctttttccgtccagccatttcaggtgatacgaaaatagttaaaaaaaatgttaaattcaaaagtaggtagcctgagaaagactgatgggaaataactttcaggtagtctttaaaagacacactgacaaaacacaaactttgaagctataggcagtcaaagaccagtccacaagcaaccgaaaatacgtctgatctgtaggacagttcaagacgcactgattatTAATAATCCGTTTTTTTGTCCGTTTGAGTATCACCAACAAGAGGTTACGGGCACCCCTAAAGCAGCTGCGAATGGAAGTGCCTAGTTTTCCGGCAGACCTTTGTTGCACCAAAAGATGTTCCTGAATCCGAACACGAATATGATGGCTCAGATGATGATGCTAAGGATTCGGAAGAGGACGAACCAGCCGAGAAGCAAAGTGAGCAGCCCGACGCGCTCCTTTCACCGCTAGAAGACACAGGTTTCCCGCTTAGTTccttcaaatggtgtgttaatgtgtgtccaAGAGAATCCAATGTGAACTCTTATGgctgtgatattggcgctcgcgaaaaaataatacTGAAGGAAAGTTCCAGACTGAAATGGTTTGTTcaaatcttcttgctgtaaatcgaacttgtgattgaattgaattttggaTCTATTTATATGGTTTGATTTACACCTCCCGCTAAAACtgtgattcagcctttcgtgcccttcgaaattcggcctttcatgattctgcctttcgtgcttctgcctcttgtgattctgccttctgtggcgaacccgctGCATAAGTCGCACTGCAGCAATCATCGTCATCCGTATTGTCATTTGCCTGACCGATTGTGGCGAGCTGCAACATTTCCTTGGAATGCGGATCGACTACAACCATACTAAGGGACTCTTGAGACTGTCGCAATAAACCAATATCGTGGacgtttttcatagttttggcATAAGCAAAGGCAATACGAGTAGGACTGCCACCTGGAGGACCCAATGCAGGCGAACCGTTCCGAGAGCTATCCTGCTGCCCTGTGGGGTATCTTGGTCAATTCCAGCAGCAGTCTTCAACCGTACTTTGGAATGCGAGTTGTACAATACCTGAACGGGACCAAATCATTGAGTCTCAGTTATAAGAGTAGCAAAAGCAATCGTCGACTATACTGATGTCATCTTGGCGGCCAACCTTCAGCACGGAAAGTCGGTGAGCGGATTTATCTTTACGCTTAATGGTGCACCGTATCCTAGAGTAGCAAAAAGCAGTCCACCGTGTTGCTATCGTCAAGCGAAGCCAAATATGTCGCTTTCAGCGCTACAGCAACCAAGGCGGTATGGATCAACGGCGTCCTAGAGGATCTTCGTGTGACTGCCAATCCTGTGACAAAATATGGTGATGGATGCGCCTGCATGGCCAAGAACCTGGAATGTAAGAGGACGAAACGCATTGACGTGAAACATCACTCCATCCGGGATCTAGTGGGAATCCACATTCCTGAATATCAACCCAATCGGAATCCATGACAAACTGGCGAATCAATTCAAGAAATCGACCATTGGCAATATGCAACAAGCAACAGTTGCACTGTTGGTATTTGCTTCCATCCGACACGCGAACGGTAGATTTCGGCGGAAGTAAAGCTTAATAAGCAgttatccaacaaaattgtttgttggaatCTTCTGTCTTCGTTCATTTTTCGCCCACTCGTAAAATTACACGCACTCTTGTAAATATACATGCATTGTCTACTTGACTTTAAAAATGTATTCGGAAGGCAAAAATGGTATTAGTTGGCAATGTAAACTCTGCGGGAAACTGCGTAACCGCAAGGTTACACAGTCTGCTTTGACAAGCGGATGATCGTGGATTCTAGTTATAGTGGAATCAGAGCTATTAGATGTCAAAGGCGCCATGCATAAGGCgcaattctcaggctccccacttaCCCTTTCCTCTCGTTAAATGTTATAATACTGTGTCTtactcttgacaaaataagtctctCTTATAATACAACTGGTCAGAAGAGCACATACTTGAAACTTTTCCAGGAAATATCAATTGGCAATACTTGGTAGAAgcttagattattgaaacatagatatccaactaaaccaacaatacgggcaacaaaaatgtggcgccccttcgagtatgatggcggttgggtgaactacatttaatgagcacacacagaaaaatattaaggtaattgctatctttttaggcttggtcagatttgtgcggtgtttttaacagactaatctatatggtctagataataacaataatttattacaacaggactaaaataaatgtcaatgtGTGAGATGACCATGacataaattatttattttgatgatagtatgaccaatcgttcatagtcgtttaaacaatatgtttttaagcataaccaaagatgactagtacacaatacgttcctcttgcagtatgcagcggacacgagtttcgctacgcgtgaacgaaaattgaactaatttgtatactgttaatttggtgatgacgacaaggtggtgaaaggtgaagcatgtttttcaatatcattgtatggtcctatcatctaattttcaatatccttatacgatattgccatcttgtttttgttttcatctagcggattgagcatgataaatcgattttgccaataatcacagttttaaggtcatcagatggcaccgttataaaggtgttgcaagcaaaatgtatgaagtcaggtatcttgctctagtcatcattagcataactcatttgttgtttgtatcaattttaatagtcgattgagaaccaaatcatctagattatattgtaaagccgattgaaaaccgccgtacaaatctgattgaaagtaacatgatatttttctgggtgtgagaatctggtcaagctcactactgaaatgataaggaataccatgatatttttccgagtggatatgctttagttcacccaacggcctacagatggcaagttcagagtgttgccttgagattatatgcagcgaagctcaacttggatatctatgtctctTTAATCTATGGTAGAAGGGACAACGCTGGTATACTAGAGCAGTTAGTGTAATAGGAAGGgtacaagcacggataaataataagcatatCATTTACTCTCAATAGTGGTATTGTTAACAATAGAAGTGCGGCATACAGCAGACACTCAGGCaaaatcacaatagatcaacatcTTTGGTCGCAGTTACATGCTCATACAGGAAAAAATCCGTTTGATTTGTTATTGTCTTCACAATTACTGTAATGACATACTTGCAGCCTTGGAACTCACCTACACTTAACTTCCTGAACGAAATCCACCATTGGCAGTTTCGGAAATGGTGAAGATTTGAGAGAAAAAAGGATAAAATGCACTCACGAAAACAACCCACACTGATATGCTCTTTATTACTATTTGCAAATGTTTCATTGACGATTCTTCGCCAGCAGTTTATTGATTAAGACTTTCTTCATTTTCTCCATCTCACTGCCCGTCATCTTGGCGGGGGTTGTTTTTCTGTTCAGCACCCGCGTGGTAGTTGAACGAATCGGTTTTGCGGTCGTCGTTTCCGCACGTAGCAAAGGTTCCGCCGGAATCCACCGTTGTGGGACAGGTAGTGCCTCCGTTGGTTTAGGAGCTCCGCAGTACATTATGTTTATCAGTAGTGCATCGTACTTCGTTAGAGTGTCTCCCTGACCAAAGAGACCTTCCCAGGGAACCTTCGCTTTCATCGTCTCCAGTTTGCTCGGTTTGACCGAGAATGCGTACTGCGAGTAGTGCATGATGCTTCCGATGTCGTACGGGATGCTAAAGTTGGTTACCTCATCGTCCTCAGGCAGCTGGAAGTTATAGTAGATGGAGGGATCGGGAATCATGTTATCGTAGATCACTTCAATGAACTCGTCCCGATCCAGCCGGTTGTGCTCGTGAAAGAAACCAAGTGCATGCATCAGCTCGTGTATTGGAGTTGTAAGGGCATCCGCACAGCCCTGCTGAAGGTTTACCAACGTTTTGCCGACTCCCCGACCAACGTCGGCCCAACAACCGTAAGCGCTGTTGTCGATGGAGGCGTACGATTTCTCATTGGTACGCTCCTTAAATCGCACGCAAGTGTACTTTTCGAATTCCTTCATCGCTCCGAGGATGAAAGAGCGCTCACTTTTATCTGATTACCagcaatgagaaaaaaaaacatattccagtAACAGACGATCAACGTTAACGCAAACTTACTAAAATGGCCGTCAAATTTGTAGATTAGGGTAGCATTCGGCCAACGGAAAAAATTCGACATGTTTCCCTTCAGACCGTTTCGTAGCTTGGGCAGCGGCAGTCGCATGTCGCTTTCCACCAAATTTCCCAGCTCCCAGGGTTGAATGCCACTTGAGCGGTTTAAGTTTCTTATTAACTCATCTGAAATTGACACACGTGTTGCACTACTAACACTTTCTCAACCGCACTAATCAAAGTTACCTATGCTGGGATCGATGGTGCGATACAGTGAGGTTCCATAGTGGGCAAAGGGATCAGCCGGCGCCAACTTGGATGCAGCTTGGGCGATGATCAAAGTCGTCAATGCAATCGATGCGTACATGATCAACGAGTGAACTGAAGAGGATGGAGTGTTATCGTGCAAATAAACTGTCGCCTGGTGCTTTTTCAAGGCTGAATTGCGATCAATGGTGATCATTGTTAGAGGTATTGAAATTGAACGTTTACACGCAATAAAGAAAGTTTATTGATAAAACATCGAATTCGCTTAGTTTATTTCGTTGGCCAAGCGTGACTGTGGTTGTGAGGGGACTTTTTGGCACCATGGTTGGCAGCCGGCCGGGATCGCGGCTGTACATGTCGACAGTGTAGTGCATTATACTTTCGAAGTCGTACGGTAGGGGGAACAAAAATTTGTTCCAGGGATGGATGATTTCGTAGTTGAACAGAAATTCCGGTCGAGGAAGCACGTTCTCGTATAGCACATCAATGTAAAGATCGCGGTCCGGACGGGTATGCTGATGCAGGAATCCTAGTGTGTGCATCAGCTCGTGTAGGATTGTTCCGAGTGAGAAACATTCGGGGCCGAAATTTAGTTGCTGTAAATAAAATGAGGATACTGTTCATTTTGGAACAGCTATCGAAGTCCAAAGCCTTAGATACCGTTTTATGGGATTTATGGCCAGTATCGGACCAACAACCGCTTGATTCCGAGGTGATTTCAACATAATCAGACTGATTCTCAGATTTCACTAAAAATTGCACGCATGAAACAGACGAAATAATATTCATAGCCTGCTTGATAGCACGTTTCTGTTCTTGcgctaaaaataatcaaaataaaattaccaAACCTAACCATGAAAAcgataaatttttcttacaaaaacTTCCTTCAAAATGATAGTAAACAGTTGCGTTTGGCCATCGGTACTCAGTTGGAAGAAAGTTGCGTATAACATTGCCATACTTTTTCGATTTAAACTGTCCGGTTGTTCCTCCGGTTGACTCTAAAAATGCATCCAACAATCAACTACCGGCATCCAGGTATAGCTTTTTCCTTAGCAAAATTACCATTTTCATTCACAGCACAAAACTGGAAAG from Wyeomyia smithii strain HCP4-BCI-WySm-NY-G18 chromosome 3, ASM2978416v1, whole genome shotgun sequence encodes the following:
- the LOC129731792 gene encoding hatching enzyme 1.2-like; protein product: MYASIALTTLIIAQAASKLAPADPFAHYGTSLYRTIDPSIDELIRNLNRSSGIQPWELGNLVESDMRLPLPKLRNGLKGNMSNFFRWPNATLIYKFDGHFNKSERSFILGAMKEFEKYTCVRFKERTNEKSYASIDNSAYGCWADVGRGVGKTLVNLQQGCADALTTPIHELMHALGFFHEHNRLDRDEFIEVIYDNMIPDPSIYYNFQLPEDDEVTNFSIPYDIGSIMHYSQYAFSVKPSKLETMKAKVPWEGLFGQGDTLTKYDALLINIMYCGAPKPTEALPVPQRWIPAEPLLRAETTTAKPIRSTTTRVLNRKTTPAKMTGSEMEKMKKVLINKLLAKNRQ
- the LOC129732710 gene encoding astacin-like metalloprotease toxin 2, producing MRPLVAALIAFQFCAVNENESTGGTTGQFKSKKYGNVIRNFLPTEYRWPNATVYYHFEGSFSQEQKRAIKQAMNIISSVSCVQFLVKSENQSDYVEITSESSGCWSDTGHKSHKTQLNFGPECFSLGTILHELMHTLGFLHQHTRPDRDLYIDVLYENVLPRPEFLFNYEIIHPWNKFLFPLPYDFESIMHYTVDMYSRDPGRLPTMVPKSPLTTTVTLGQRNKLSEFDVLSINFLYCV